The window CGGTCCCCAAGGAGAGGAGGAGCGAGCTCTTCGATAGGGAGGAGGAGCTGGCGGCGTTGACGCGCCACGTCTCGGGCGGCGCGCCTCTGGTCTTGTGCCTCGGCGTCAGGAGGGTCGGCAAGACGTCTGTCGTAAAGACCTTCCTCAACGAGAGCGGGCTCCCCAACATATATCTAGACGCGAGGTCCTTGGCCGCCCTCGGCTACACGAGACAAGGCCTCTACCGGGCGCTCTCCGACGCGTTGACGAGGCTTAGGGGGAGATTTGCCGACGTTTCTGAGTATCTGGGGAGGGTTAGGGGAATACGCGTGGGGCCCTTCGGCGTGGAGCTGGACTGGCGCAAGAGGGGCACCTCTTTTCTGTCCCTTCTGGAGAGGATGGAGGAATACGCGGAGAGCCGCGGAACGGTGTTCGTGGTGGCGATAGACGAGGCGCAGGACCTCCGGCTCTTGAAAGGCCTCGACCTCGTGAAGCTTCTAGCCTACAGCTACGACAACTTGAGGAGAGTCAAGTTCCTGCTGACTGGGTCGGAGGCCGGACTGCTGTACGGCTTCCTCAAGCTCGACGAGCGCGACGCTCCCCTATACGGCAGGGCCAGAGACGAGGTGCGCGTGGAGAGGTTCTCCCGGGAGAAGTCCCTGGAATATCTGGCGGCCGGCTTCGCCGAGGCGGGGATCAGCCCGCCTGAGGAGGAGCTGGAGAGGGCCGTGGAGATCTTCGACGGGATTCCGGGGTGGCTGGCCCTCTACGGATACGCCGCGTGTAGGGGACGGCGAGACGCGCTCGACGCGTCGCTGGAGGAGGCAGTCCGGACGGCCCTGGGCGAGCTCAGACACATAGCGTCGGCCTCCGAGCTCTATGCCCACGTCCTCAGAGCGGTCTCTATGGGCCACGCCAGGTGGAGCGCGGTGAAGAGGGCCGTGGAGATCTGGACGGGCAGACATATATACGACGAGACGCTAAGGAGGGTCTTGAACAAGCTGACGTCCATGGGCATTTTGGCCAAGGAGGGGGAGGAGTACCGCTTCCTCGACCCGATCTACAGAAGAGCGGCCGAGAGGCTCTAACGGCCGGCCAGAGGCCTCGCCAGCTCGAGTATCTTGGCGTAGTGATCCTTGGCCTTGACGGCGGCGCTGGCCAGGAGAACTCCTCTAGTGCCGAGCCGCAACGCCGCCTCGACGTCCTCCCCCGACTCTATCCCCGCCCCCGTGATCACCGCGACGTCGGGGAAATGCCTCTTGACCAGCTCGACGGTCTCGACGACGGTCTCCGGCTTGTATTTGGAGACGGCCCTCCCCGTCCCTATGAGCTCGGGCGGCTCGACGGCCACCGCGTGAGGCCCCAGGGCGGCCGCGGCGAGGCTCGTCTTGGGATCGGGCGCGCAGACGACCACGTCGAGTCCCGCCGCCCTGGCCCTAGCCACGAGCCTCGCCAAGTCGTTGAGCCTCAAGGGAGCCTCGCTGTGGTTCAATATTATGCCCGAAGCGCCCGCCTCCTTCACGTTGTCCACAGCCACGTGGGCCGTGTAGGCCCCCGGGGACTCCACGTCGGCGCCCTGGGCGTAGACAGGTATGCCCACCGACTGGGCCACGAGGGCGAGCTCCAGATGGCTCGGGGCCACCGCCACGTTGACGCCGAGCTCCCTAGACACCCTCTCCGCGGCCTTGGCTATATCGACCGCCCTACGCCCTGCCGCCTCGCCGTACGCCTTGAAGTTTATTATCAAGATCGGCAACTTCATGCGCTAGTGGAACTCCACCCGATTTAAACTTACCCCCGCAGTGTGTGAACCAGATAACACTTGTGGCTTGTGAAGCGGAGAGGAGCCGCGGCTCCGGCCGCCGGCGCCGGTTTGGCCGACGACCCCGGGCGGGTTGCCCCGTCCGAGGCCGCCGGTTTATCCCCGCGTCGCCTCCGCGGTTGGGCCGCGGAGACTTAGGCCGGGGGCGGTCGAAACCGCGGCTGTATTTCTAATGTCCCAGTATTTATAAGAAATAAACATAATACTTAAGTATTACTTCTTTGTCTTCTAAATTCCTCATTGACATATTTTATATAGAGATCGCGCATAGACTGCTCCGCGGCCGACGACGCGCGCAGGAGCGTTACCAGACCGACGAAGCTGGCCAGAGCCGCCAGCCCGGAGCTGAACGGCGCCGATACGGCGTTGACGGCGTAGGCTACGCTCACCACGAGGAAAGACCTGACGCCCGAGTCGCCGGCCAGCTTGTAGTACACGGCCGCCCAGAAGGCCGACGTCAAGGCGCCAATAACGCCGCCGAGGGGCGCCCACCGGCCGGAGACGGGCGATGTAGGCTGGGCGACTATGCGCGCCGCCAGGAGGGATGTCTGGACCACGCCGAGCGCCGCCGAGGCGAGGGCGAAGTACGCCGCGGCTTTGTAGAGGGCGCCTCCGAGCCCCCTATATATGTTAATGAAGGCCTTCCATAGGTAGTACGAGGAGGCGGCTAGAGCCGCCCCGAGCGCGACCAGCCAAGCCGCCAGAGGGACGACACTCTTGACGAAAGACGCAGTGCCCAGCGCGTAGAAGAAGCTCACGACGGATATAACCAGCACGATTATGGCGATGACCACATATATTTGCAGGTACTCAAAGCCGTCGGCCGCCGCGTCGTAGTAAGCGGCTAACCCTGGCATGGCTCTTCCAACGAATAGCTCAGATAGTAGCCGGCACCGTTGGGGAACCTCATGCGGCTCTCAGAAGTCCAGATATTCGTCCAATATTCTGTCGAGCTCGGCGGCCGCCTTGAGGCCCTTCTCGGTCAGCGTGACGAGGCCGTCCCGCTCGGCGACTAGGCCCCTCTCCTCGAGGAGCGAGAGGTACTGGACGAAGCGTGGGTAGGAGAGCCTGCTCCTGTAGTACAGCGAGGTCCTCCTCGTGGGGCCGTCCAGCAGAGCCAGCAATATCCTCGCAATTACGTCAAGGTCGTACTTAGCCATGCCGCGATCCGCCGCCTCGCTTTGATATATCTATAGAGCCCTATAGCTCCCGGCGCCGCTAGGGCGAGCATCGACGGGCCGGCGACGAGCGCGGACGCGGTTGCGGCCGCTA of the Thermoproteus uzoniensis 768-20 genome contains:
- the tpiA gene encoding triose-phosphate isomerase, yielding MKLPILIINFKAYGEAAGRRAVDIAKAAERVSRELGVNVAVAPSHLELALVAQSVGIPVYAQGADVESPGAYTAHVAVDNVKEAGASGIILNHSEAPLRLNDLARLVARARAAGLDVVVCAPDPKTSLAAAALGPHAVAVEPPELIGTGRAVSKYKPETVVETVELVKRHFPDVAVITGAGIESGEDVEAALRLGTRGVLLASAAVKAKDHYAKILELARPLAGR
- a CDS encoding AAA family ATPase, giving the protein MGVSNTHGCVSGLFSPVPKERRSELFDREEELAALTRHVSGGAPLVLCLGVRRVGKTSVVKTFLNESGLPNIYLDARSLAALGYTRQGLYRALSDALTRLRGRFADVSEYLGRVRGIRVGPFGVELDWRKRGTSFLSLLERMEEYAESRGTVFVVAIDEAQDLRLLKGLDLVKLLAYSYDNLRRVKFLLTGSEAGLLYGFLKLDERDAPLYGRARDEVRVERFSREKSLEYLAAGFAEAGISPPEEELERAVEIFDGIPGWLALYGYAACRGRRDALDASLEEAVRTALGELRHIASASELYAHVLRAVSMGHARWSAVKRAVEIWTGRHIYDETLRRVLNKLTSMGILAKEGEEYRFLDPIYRRAAERL
- a CDS encoding winged helix-turn-helix domain-containing protein; amino-acid sequence: MAKYDLDVIARILLALLDGPTRRTSLYYRSRLSYPRFVQYLSLLEERGLVAERDGLVTLTEKGLKAAAELDRILDEYLDF